A single Leptospiraceae bacterium DNA region contains:
- a CDS encoding glycoside hydrolase family 3 protein, with amino-acid sequence MLRIVFVFALVFIFFRTLLTSTVGFQLKWDLFLWDHFYEHEWNEVLDQISNKITQKVPIEIQIGQILHSGISGTKVNPELAKQIQHYCLGGFILFKSNIESKEQLKILIDDLQKLSLEHCKIPLFFGIDQEGGRVERITGFVKDFPSAMAVGQTGKSEYAWLMGFLTGYEMFSLGIPLVYAPVADINNNPLNPVINTRSFGSDEETVSKMVVSYIEGINYTHAIGFLKHFPGHGDTTIDSHFDLPIIDKSEEELWKLELKPFLKGIRAKAKGVMIAHILYPKLDDVPSSLSKKIIQELLKNKMNFQGIVITDALEMKAVSRTYLVEDLSYRSFIAGVDILLLTAQNQNVDKIYKFFLEKLKNKELPKERIQESFRMQMAMKLSSFLFPIELLMNEYQIPNDLLEKYKQLFEFKNQISQKIYERIQKRFPNIEYQISYEGIRSLYKNFPKLDLDSSRVFVFYQKQTNYEEWKMIQNQTPEVIFWLAPFNEFEMWKYIFEEDDYVIVEIKNSNEWNEISQQDLIYRKLIGYFDGVPFQPFFIKENQYIIASFSPTITSNKAMIRKIMNDSIPKARLKLAQE; translated from the coding sequence ATGCTGAGAATTGTTTTTGTTTTTGCGTTAGTTTTTATTTTTTTCAGGACTTTGCTTACTTCTACTGTGGGATTTCAACTAAAATGGGATTTGTTTTTATGGGATCATTTTTACGAGCATGAATGGAATGAAGTTCTCGATCAAATTTCAAACAAAATCACACAAAAAGTTCCCATAGAAATCCAAATCGGGCAAATCCTTCATTCGGGGATCTCCGGAACCAAAGTTAATCCCGAATTGGCAAAACAAATCCAACATTATTGCTTAGGGGGATTTATTTTATTCAAGTCCAACATTGAGTCAAAAGAGCAACTCAAAATCTTAATTGATGATTTACAAAAACTGTCTTTAGAGCATTGTAAAATCCCATTGTTTTTTGGTATCGATCAAGAAGGAGGAAGAGTAGAACGTATCACAGGTTTTGTGAAGGATTTCCCATCGGCTATGGCGGTTGGACAAACTGGCAAATCAGAATACGCTTGGCTTATGGGATTCTTGACAGGCTATGAAATGTTTTCTTTAGGAATCCCATTGGTCTACGCACCAGTTGCTGATATTAACAATAATCCTTTAAATCCTGTCATTAATACCCGTTCTTTTGGAAGTGATGAAGAAACTGTCTCAAAAATGGTGGTATCTTACATTGAAGGAATCAATTACACCCATGCAATAGGTTTTTTAAAACACTTTCCTGGACATGGGGATACTACTATCGATAGTCACTTTGATTTACCCATCATCGATAAATCCGAAGAAGAATTATGGAAATTGGAATTAAAACCCTTTTTGAAAGGGATACGAGCAAAAGCCAAAGGAGTGATGATTGCCCATATCTTGTATCCAAAATTAGATGATGTGCCTTCAAGTTTGAGTAAGAAAATCATTCAGGAGCTACTAAAAAACAAAATGAATTTTCAAGGAATAGTTATCACCGATGCTTTGGAGATGAAGGCTGTTTCGCGTACTTATCTTGTAGAAGATTTGTCTTATCGAAGTTTTATCGCAGGAGTGGATATTTTACTTCTTACAGCTCAAAACCAAAACGTTGATAAGATTTATAAATTTTTTTTAGAGAAGTTGAAAAATAAAGAGCTCCCAAAAGAAAGGATTCAAGAGTCATTTCGAATGCAAATGGCGATGAAGCTTTCTTCTTTTTTGTTTCCCATAGAGCTCTTGATGAATGAATACCAAATTCCAAACGATTTATTAGAAAAATACAAGCAACTTTTTGAATTTAAAAATCAGATTTCTCAAAAAATCTATGAGAGAATACAAAAAAGATTCCCCAACATTGAATATCAGATTTCATACGAAGGGATACGTTCTTTGTATAAAAATTTTCCCAAGCTTGATTTGGATTCTTCAAGAGTTTTTGTTTTTTATCAAAAACAAACCAATTACGAAGAATGGAAAATGATCCAAAATCAAACCCCCGAAGTTATATTTTGGCTTGCTCCCTTTAATGAGTTCGAAATGTGGAAATACATCTTCGAAGAAGATGATTACGTTATCGTAGAAATCAAAAATTCAAACGAATGGAACGAAATCTCGCAGCAGGACCTAATATACAGAAAGCTTATTGGTTATTTTGATGGAGTGCCCTTTCAACCTTTTTTCATAAAAGAAAATCAATATATCATAGCTTCGTTTTCTCCCACTATCACATCCAACAAAGCCATGATTAGAAAAATCATGAATGACTCTATCCCAAAGGCAAGATTAAAATTAGCTCAAGAATAA
- the folE2 gene encoding GTP cyclohydrolase FolE2 codes for MIKKNHVEIYYQIQEKKNHFPIKDEKGLSDYQKLPDKTGIRIPEVGITRFRIPILFPHRDFDREYFMSHDVIASMKVNLREGKTGINMSRLVSILQKETMDTPFSHDLLKRVLKKFQNEMRDDIYELPFEYASLVLDFSYPMKQKSLKSNQWGWQYYQTQIESKVIYDKWELFYTIHYEYSSTCPCSLTLAHQYEYEYAQGLTNEGIGIATAHAQRSLAKVTVKIYPEEEFFIPELVRILREAIPTETQSMVKRIDEQAFAILNGENPMFVEHVARRLHTILDTDVRILDWKAEVEHFESLHSHNAYARIYKGIEGGFK; via the coding sequence ATGATCAAAAAAAACCATGTGGAAATTTATTATCAAATCCAAGAAAAGAAAAATCACTTCCCCATAAAAGACGAAAAAGGTCTTTCTGATTATCAGAAGTTACCTGACAAAACAGGAATACGCATTCCAGAAGTAGGGATTACGAGATTTCGAATTCCTATTTTATTCCCTCATAGAGACTTCGATAGAGAATACTTCATGAGTCATGACGTTATAGCTTCCATGAAAGTCAATCTACGAGAAGGAAAAACAGGAATCAACATGAGTCGCCTCGTGAGTATCCTACAAAAAGAAACTATGGATACTCCCTTCAGTCATGACTTACTGAAAAGAGTCCTAAAAAAATTCCAAAACGAAATGAGAGATGATATTTACGAACTCCCTTTTGAATATGCTTCGTTGGTTTTGGATTTTTCTTATCCTATGAAGCAAAAATCCCTCAAAAGCAACCAATGGGGCTGGCAATACTATCAAACCCAAATCGAATCCAAAGTAATTTATGATAAATGGGAGTTATTTTATACAATCCATTATGAATATTCTTCCACCTGTCCATGTAGTTTAACATTGGCACATCAATATGAATATGAATACGCACAAGGACTTACTAACGAAGGGATTGGAATAGCCACAGCTCATGCCCAACGTTCCCTTGCAAAGGTCACCGTCAAAATATACCCAGAAGAAGAATTCTTTATCCCAGAATTAGTTAGAATTCTACGAGAAGCTATCCCCACAGAAACCCAAAGCATGGTGAAACGGATTGATGAACAAGCCTTCGCCATTCTGAATGGAGAAAACCCCATGTTCGTCGAGCACGTAGCCAGAAGACTCCACACTATTTTAGATACAGACGTAAGAATCTTAGATTGGAAAGCAGAAGTAGAACATTTTGAATCCCTTCATAGCCACAACGCTTACGCCAGAATCTACAAAGGAATAGAGGGAGGATTTAAGTAA
- a CDS encoding 4Fe-4S binding protein, with amino-acid sequence MDRKEFFKNGFKELVKEFYQTPIGSFIDSQLQSIVNALEPLAFYTIQEQDQEKQKEKKKTLFIRPPGAVSDPKTFLSLCTSCGDCIISCKNYAIFRIPEIEGPVMNPNYKACLLCEDYPCISACDTKALRPLEEGALPYFGFAKVKEEKCLNFPLKNTKKRKLNCNLCYEHCPIEDAISLKNKVPEIQSSCVGCGICKSKCPTNAFEIVLE; translated from the coding sequence GTGGATAGAAAAGAGTTTTTCAAAAACGGATTCAAAGAATTAGTTAAAGAATTTTATCAAACACCTATAGGAAGTTTTATTGATTCTCAACTTCAATCAATCGTCAATGCCCTCGAACCTTTAGCTTTCTACACAATTCAGGAACAAGACCAAGAAAAACAAAAAGAAAAAAAGAAAACATTGTTCATACGACCTCCCGGAGCTGTATCTGATCCAAAGACCTTTCTTTCCTTGTGCACAAGCTGTGGAGATTGTATTATTTCCTGTAAAAACTACGCCATATTCCGTATTCCAGAGATTGAAGGTCCTGTGATGAATCCGAATTACAAAGCATGCCTTTTATGCGAGGATTATCCTTGTATTTCTGCATGTGATACAAAAGCTCTCAGACCCTTAGAAGAAGGAGCACTTCCCTATTTTGGCTTTGCCAAAGTGAAAGAAGAAAAATGCCTGAATTTCCCATTGAAAAACACAAAAAAGAGAAAACTGAATTGTAATTTGTGTTATGAACATTGTCCTATTGAAGATGCGATATCGTTAAAAAATAAAGTTCCTGAAATTCAGTCAAGCTGTGTGGGTTGTGGAATTTGCAAGAGTAAATGTCCTACGAATGCTTTTGAAATTGTTTTGGAATGA
- a CDS encoding M50 family metallopeptidase has product MIVFATFFFALVFWESSFLRPFKLFAVGVHEIFHSLVALMFQVDSIQMHVYPNESGNTKIYGDLSLLQVFFIASAGYLGTAISSMWFLRACIKEEHWKMYYILFSGLIFLLSFIFIPFGSLGFWILWGGSLILGVAFLFSQNLAFGLFVFLQSFLLFYSFYDLLDFRSDSQNSDVYVLYQFLKQNYFYNGDFEVFQKVITTFWGLVILWFFYKLILTFLNFDQRQDEEPPKELPTEQVISALPEKKSQPEENPLEVDIK; this is encoded by the coding sequence GTGATAGTCTTTGCAACGTTCTTTTTTGCGTTGGTATTTTGGGAAAGTTCTTTTTTACGCCCCTTTAAGCTTTTTGCTGTAGGTGTTCATGAAATCTTTCATAGTCTTGTGGCATTGATGTTTCAAGTAGATTCAATCCAAATGCATGTCTATCCAAATGAGTCTGGGAATACGAAAATCTACGGTGATTTATCTTTATTGCAAGTGTTTTTTATTGCCTCAGCTGGATATTTGGGAACTGCTATTTCTTCTATGTGGTTTTTGCGTGCTTGCATCAAAGAAGAACATTGGAAAATGTATTATATTTTGTTTAGCGGTTTGATTTTTTTGTTATCGTTTATTTTTATTCCCTTTGGAAGTTTGGGGTTTTGGATACTTTGGGGAGGTAGTTTGATACTGGGGGTGGCTTTTTTATTCAGTCAGAATTTGGCTTTTGGGCTTTTTGTTTTTTTGCAAAGCTTTTTGTTATTTTATAGTTTTTATGATTTGTTGGATTTTCGAAGTGATTCTCAAAATTCTGATGTTTATGTGTTGTACCAGTTTTTGAAGCAAAATTATTTTTATAATGGTGATTTTGAAGTTTTCCAAAAAGTGATTACAACATTTTGGGGGTTGGTAATTTTGTGGTTTTTTTACAAGTTGATTTTGACGTTTTTGAATTTCGATCAAAGACAAGATGAAGAACCGCCAAAAGAACTTCCCACAGAGCAAGTTATTTCAGCACTTCCTGAAAAAAAATCTCAGCCCGAAGAAAATCCACTTGAAGTAGATATCAAATAA
- a CDS encoding peptidylprolyl isomerase, with the protein MKVRKNTVVTIDYVLKDDFGNILDSTQGRSPLKYLHGNGNLIPGIEKALEGKEKGDFIKVSIPPEDGYGYIDESLIQEVPKEIFEDPEDLEIGMQFSAQTEEGTYILTVKEIREETVIVDGNHPLAGKNLNFEIRILNIREATLEEIAHRHAH; encoded by the coding sequence ATGAAAGTTAGAAAAAATACAGTTGTCACAATTGATTACGTATTGAAAGATGATTTTGGAAATATTTTGGATTCTACTCAGGGAAGATCTCCTTTAAAATATCTTCATGGGAATGGGAACCTAATTCCTGGAATTGAAAAAGCCTTGGAGGGTAAAGAAAAAGGTGATTTCATCAAAGTATCTATTCCACCCGAAGATGGCTATGGTTATATCGATGAAAGCCTAATCCAAGAAGTTCCAAAAGAAATCTTCGAGGATCCTGAGGATCTAGAAATCGGAATGCAATTTTCAGCTCAGACGGAAGAAGGAACGTATATTCTAACAGTAAAAGAAATCAGAGAGGAAACTGTGATTGTTGACGGAAACCACCCTTTAGCTGGGAAAAATTTGAACTTCGAAATACGTATACTAAATATAAGAGAAGCGACTCTAGAAGAAATTGCCCATCGTCATGCACATTAA
- a CDS encoding class I SAM-dependent methyltransferase — MRCHICKSNDVRKLFHKKGKDQKIYQIIQCKKCKVVQVYPQPHETESLYGEEYFFQRTDRGYNHYPSKEMYDKLVRVWWLNLLDLGFFKEEKRIFQNFATPRLLEIGSASGHFLYYMKNRNWSVKGIEISKPMVELASSIYHLDVIHKDFLLWEPDLDEKYHCIVLWATIEHFRDPLLAFRKIYSLLESSGIMIFSTCRWGLIAKFSRDRWRFMNVPEHLFFFHEKTLIPLLRSIGFQFMSKITYGSGLTAKNDSIWSYRVKKRIFDYLAKKLYQGDMLAMMLKKP; from the coding sequence ATGAGGTGTCATATATGTAAAAGTAATGATGTGCGAAAGCTTTTTCACAAAAAAGGAAAAGATCAAAAAATTTATCAAATCATACAATGTAAAAAATGCAAAGTGGTGCAAGTCTATCCACAACCTCATGAAACCGAAAGTTTGTATGGCGAAGAATACTTTTTTCAAAGAACCGACAGAGGCTATAATCATTATCCATCGAAGGAAATGTATGATAAACTTGTTCGGGTTTGGTGGTTAAACCTTCTAGATTTAGGTTTTTTCAAGGAAGAAAAACGGATTTTTCAGAACTTTGCAACACCTAGGCTTTTGGAAATTGGCTCTGCAAGTGGGCATTTTCTTTACTACATGAAAAATCGAAATTGGTCCGTTAAGGGGATTGAAATTTCAAAACCTATGGTGGAATTAGCAAGTTCAATCTATCATCTTGACGTTATTCATAAGGATTTTCTTTTGTGGGAACCTGATTTGGATGAAAAATATCATTGTATTGTATTGTGGGCTACCATTGAGCATTTTCGTGATCCTTTGTTGGCATTTCGTAAGATTTATTCGTTATTAGAAAGTAGTGGGATTATGATATTTTCCACCTGTCGATGGGGCTTGATTGCAAAGTTCTCGAGGGACCGTTGGCGTTTTATGAACGTTCCCGAGCATTTGTTTTTTTTCCATGAAAAAACGCTAATACCTTTACTTCGATCAATAGGTTTTCAGTTTATGAGTAAAATCACTTATGGTTCAGGATTGACTGCAAAGAACGACTCAATATGGAGCTACAGAGTAAAAAAAAGAATATTCGATTACTTAGCGAAAAAACTCTATCAAGGGGATATGTTAGCCATGATGCTGAAAAAGCCGTGA
- the mnmD gene encoding tRNA (5-methylaminomethyl-2-thiouridine)(34)-methyltransferase MnmD yields MYSERFQDIYFQENGIEESEYVFIDGNNLKERFSQQQDLSLCELGFGTGLNFLLTSKLFLETNKQGMLFYYSIEKYPLSVSQIQKALSIFPRIQNELQRLVDLLKEIYYPTVEFQTFYFHPRIRLTLMLGDVMEMLSSFSSETFDAWYLDGFSPKKNPEMWQEGIYYKMAKHSHHGSTFATFSCARVVKVGLQKAGFIYKKRKGFHHKREMLYGYYENPSKPKKIVPPKTIAIIGAGISGISSSLFLLKRNHKVIVFDKFSDVLSGSSFIPAASIMPYISKQKNPLSSFSIKGFNFLLSFLKSHLSDDLYKKIYKKTLLYKKQNKNAIIPDFLKDYQISKTSIRKFQTFFLDRKGGVLLINYLKEALKSILFSDRNFVFHPNTEIQEIHWDKQWFLLDQRNHVYSEIDAVIFCNSYELSRFSVLKPIEHSKVRGQIVLISKKYLSSQIKRNCIFDVSLFPLENQIQIGSSFEPYLDDSQRRIESDKYILKKFYKDFKEIFSEVAESDPDWDFKVPTEAIIGFRCQSKDYLPVVGNLPDWNKYAEILRSVSTSEAPPYESLEIPNHEDLFVHACHGTRGYTTSFLSGEFLASLISHQPLPIEKYLIQNLSPARFVYRKWKSSQNRKKFFLD; encoded by the coding sequence ATGTATAGTGAAAGATTTCAAGACATTTACTTTCAAGAAAATGGCATCGAAGAATCAGAATACGTATTTATCGATGGAAACAACCTAAAAGAACGATTCTCTCAACAACAGGATCTTTCTCTTTGTGAATTGGGTTTTGGCACTGGTTTGAACTTTTTACTTACATCAAAGCTATTTTTAGAAACAAACAAACAAGGGATGTTGTTTTACTATTCCATAGAAAAATATCCGTTGAGCGTGAGTCAAATCCAAAAGGCATTATCGATTTTTCCTCGAATTCAAAATGAACTCCAAAGGCTTGTGGATTTACTCAAAGAAATCTATTATCCAACCGTTGAGTTTCAAACTTTTTATTTTCATCCCCGTATTCGGTTGACGTTGATGTTAGGGGATGTCATGGAAATGCTTTCTTCTTTTTCTTCAGAAACCTTTGATGCGTGGTATTTGGATGGATTTTCTCCGAAGAAAAATCCTGAGATGTGGCAGGAAGGAATCTACTACAAAATGGCAAAGCACTCCCATCATGGAAGTACCTTTGCTACTTTTTCGTGTGCAAGAGTCGTCAAAGTGGGACTCCAAAAAGCCGGCTTCATCTACAAAAAAAGAAAAGGATTTCACCACAAAAGAGAAATGCTCTATGGTTATTACGAAAACCCCAGCAAACCCAAAAAAATAGTGCCTCCAAAAACCATTGCCATTATCGGAGCTGGAATTTCTGGAATAAGTAGTTCCCTTTTTTTACTTAAAAGAAATCACAAAGTGATTGTGTTTGATAAGTTTTCGGATGTTCTATCAGGATCATCTTTTATCCCAGCAGCATCCATCATGCCCTACATCAGTAAACAAAAAAATCCATTGAGTAGTTTTTCGATAAAGGGTTTTAATTTTCTTCTGTCATTTTTAAAAAGTCATCTCTCGGATGATTTATATAAAAAAATTTATAAAAAAACTTTACTATATAAAAAACAAAACAAAAATGCTATTATTCCTGATTTTTTGAAGGACTACCAAATTTCAAAAACGAGTATTCGGAAGTTTCAGACATTCTTTCTTGATCGCAAGGGGGGAGTTTTATTAATAAATTATCTAAAAGAAGCACTGAAATCAATTTTGTTTTCAGATAGAAACTTCGTTTTTCATCCCAACACAGAAATCCAAGAAATCCATTGGGACAAACAGTGGTTTTTGTTGGATCAGAGAAACCACGTTTATTCAGAAATTGACGCTGTTATCTTTTGTAATTCTTATGAACTTTCTCGATTTTCTGTTTTAAAGCCGATTGAGCATTCTAAAGTTCGAGGACAAATTGTTTTGATTTCGAAAAAGTATTTATCATCACAAATTAAAAGAAATTGTATTTTTGATGTTTCATTGTTTCCATTGGAAAATCAAATCCAGATTGGCTCTTCTTTTGAACCCTATCTCGACGATTCCCAAAGAAGAATTGAGTCTGATAAATATATATTAAAAAAATTTTACAAAGATTTTAAAGAAATATTTTCTGAAGTTGCCGAGTCAGATCCTGATTGGGACTTTAAAGTTCCCACAGAAGCTATCATTGGTTTTCGTTGTCAATCAAAGGACTACCTTCCTGTTGTAGGGAATCTTCCCGACTGGAATAAGTATGCGGAAATTTTACGTTCTGTTTCTACTTCTGAAGCTCCACCATATGAAAGTTTAGAAATTCCCAATCATGAGGATTTATTTGTTCATGCTTGTCATGGAACAAGAGGTTATACAACTTCTTTTTTGAGTGGTGAGTTTTTAGCTTCATTGATAAGCCATCAACCTTTACCGATTGAAAAGTATTTGATACAAAATTTATCTCCTGCAAGATTTGTTTATCGAAAATGGAAATCATCTCAAAACCGTAAAAAATTTTTCTTAGATTGA
- a CDS encoding MlaD family protein, which translates to MKFVQHFIVGILFAGSLALVGYFTIVSDSGPFARRGKQIVVYFDQAEGIKNGSKVTVLGVPAGTVVDMDLVSVDENDIPVPDTSPKRVRQRVAVAIELKKEVVFYDNYQISLKNESILSGKIVAIDPGGSDLKNHRRLNVTWYNSLDIERLGKSAIKMNINDIQEKKATVILSGINAGDPIAGLSELIAENRHNVRRTLQNIAEITDKINQGKGTVGQLINDSKLYDDANTLISNAKITVREMRENLEDTREQAPVTNFIRILLTSF; encoded by the coding sequence GTGAAGTTCGTACAACATTTTATCGTTGGTATTTTATTTGCGGGTTCGTTGGCATTAGTGGGGTATTTCACAATCGTTTCTGATAGCGGACCTTTTGCACGACGTGGAAAGCAAATTGTTGTTTATTTTGATCAAGCAGAAGGAATCAAGAATGGCTCAAAAGTCACAGTGTTAGGAGTTCCTGCTGGAACAGTAGTAGATATGGATTTGGTTTCTGTGGATGAAAATGATATCCCTGTTCCTGATACTTCTCCTAAAAGGGTTCGTCAACGCGTTGCTGTGGCGATAGAACTAAAAAAAGAAGTAGTGTTTTATGATAACTATCAAATTTCTCTCAAAAATGAGTCTATTCTATCAGGAAAGATTGTAGCCATTGACCCAGGTGGATCAGATTTGAAAAATCACAGACGTTTGAATGTAACTTGGTATAACTCTTTGGATATTGAGAGGCTTGGGAAAAGCGCTATCAAAATGAACATAAACGATATCCAAGAAAAGAAAGCAACGGTGATTCTATCAGGCATTAATGCAGGAGATCCCATTGCAGGCTTATCAGAATTGATCGCAGAAAATCGCCATAATGTGAGAAGAACCTTACAAAACATAGCCGAAATCACAGATAAAATCAATCAAGGAAAAGGAACCGTAGGACAACTGATTAATGATAGCAAATTATATGATGATGCGAATACTTTAATTTCTAACGCAAAAATAACAGTAAGAGAAATGAGGGAAAATTTAGAAGATACTCGTGAACAAGCTCCTGTGACAAACTTCATTCGAATTTTACTCACTTCGTTTTAG
- a CDS encoding YbhB/YbcL family Raf kinase inhibitor-like protein has translation MALEIYSPSFSHGQLIPEEFTCDGADISPPIGWKQIPKETKSLALIMDDPDAPVGLWVHWVVYNIPPLIDSLPQNVSKKGVVEIQGHKITQGKNSWNRIGYGGPCPPDKEHRYFFKIYALSQETNFPTGLTAKELEQKISSIILEKAELMGRYDLKKRRKR, from the coding sequence ATGGCGTTAGAAATTTATAGTCCTTCTTTTTCTCATGGTCAGCTTATACCAGAAGAATTTACTTGTGATGGGGCAGATATTTCTCCTCCCATTGGATGGAAGCAAATTCCCAAAGAAACAAAATCTTTAGCTCTCATTATGGATGATCCGGATGCACCCGTGGGTTTATGGGTGCATTGGGTAGTTTACAATATTCCACCTTTGATAGATTCATTACCTCAAAACGTCTCAAAAAAAGGAGTTGTTGAAATACAAGGACACAAAATCACCCAAGGGAAAAATAGTTGGAATCGTATTGGTTATGGAGGTCCTTGCCCACCTGATAAAGAACATCGGTATTTCTTTAAAATTTATGCTTTGAGTCAAGAAACAAATTTTCCCACAGGTCTTACAGCAAAGGAATTAGAACAAAAAATTTCTTCGATCATTCTTGAGAAAGCTGAACTCATGGGAAGGTATGATTTAAAAAAACGGAGAAAACGATAA